From the genome of Aquila chrysaetos chrysaetos chromosome 8, bAquChr1.4, whole genome shotgun sequence:
GAGGCGCAGCCGCGTGCGGGGGGCAATGCGGGCAGGGGTCCCCTGGAGGGCAACGCACGGCATCCATAGGGCTACGCAGGCAGGGCACCCATAGGTGACAATGCACGGTGCCTATAGGGCaatgcaggcagggcaggcacggggggggggcaaagcTCAGCCGAGGTGTGCAGTGGGGTGCACACAGCATAGGCGATGCCcagcaggaccccccccccccgagtgcGTGGGGCAAGGCAGGCAGCCTCGCAGGGCTGTGGGGGGGGGCCCCCCaatccctgggggggggggggcagccccccctcggtggggcagggcagggctgcggcCGGTCCTGCCTCTGCGGGGTGATTACCCGCGGGCCCACGCGTGACCGTGCTCCGCCgtaccaccccccccacccccccccccgcgacgAGGGTGACGCGGCCCCTTTAAGTTCACCCccgcgcggcggggcgggaagGCACCGCGGGCCCTTTAAGGCCCCCCCGCGGGCCCGCTGCCATGGCGACGGGCGGCGGCCCGTTAACCCccgccggcccgccccgccccggcccttTGTGCCCCCGCCGGTCAccccgccccccgccggcctttgtctgggggggggggcaccgacccccgggggggggccatCAGTAGCTGGGGGGCATCAAGCCCCTGGAGGAGTATTAACCTCCGGGgtgtgcctggggggggggggcatagtCCCTGTGGGGGGGGTATTAACCCCCGGCGGGGGCATTATTGCCCCTGGGGGGGCACTaacccccggggggggggattaaCCCCCGGGTATCTTGGGGAGGGGGACtgacgccccccccccccagtggggtATTACTCCCCaaggggggggacacacacacattaaccccctgggtgctgggggggggcgtTAACCCCTGGGGTGCCACGGGGGGAGGGCGTTGACCCCCAAGGGGGGGCATTAACCCCTTGGGTGCCACGGGGGGAGGGGCGTTAACCCCCAAGGGGGGGGGCATTAACCCCTGGGGtgccacggggggggggggggcacttaCCTGTTGGTGGGAGGAAACCCCGAGGGaccctggggtgctggggtgggggcatTAACCCTGGGTGGGTAACCCCGCGGGTGGAGGGGGTTAACCCCTGCTGTGCCGcgttccccgccccccccctctgccccccccccccccccccccccgccgtaCCGTGTCCCGCTCGGCCTTGAGCTCCTCGATCTGCCGCTCCTtggcctgcagctgctgctgctgctgctcgaTGAggtccagctggagcagcaggatcTGCCGCAGGCAGGCCGCCTGCCCCGGCGAGCCCCCGCCGGCCCCCATCCCGCCGCGCCGCGAACCGCTCTTCCACTTGCCctcggcgggcagcggcggcggcaacggaggaggaggaggaggaggagggcccGGCTcggccggccccgctcccggtcccgctcccggccccgccgagcCTTCCCCGGCGCCGCGCCCGGGCAGCACCGCCTGGTAGCGCGGCCGGGCGCCGGCATCCCCCGCGCCGGCCTGCTTGCCGCCGGCCAGCGGCACCAGCCCGGcccagcgctgctgctgctgctccgccgccgccgccaccccgccgccgcggccctTGTGTGCCcccagcggcggcggcggcggctcccggggccggcggagcggcgggcggTGCGGTGCggagccctcctcctcctcctcctcctcctcctcctgctgctgctgctgctgctcctgcccccccccgcggcggcggcggcggcggctcggccGCCCGGAAGGCGGTAGACCTCATGGCCGGGGCCCACCGTTCCGTACCGCCCCGTTATCGTTCGACGACGCGGCgtagcggcggcagcggccgccgccaccaccaccaccaccggcTGCGCggcccggggggcggcggggccccgccgccATCAGCGTAGCGCATCCCCCgccccgggcggcgggggccgcgggacacgggcaggggctgccccgccgccccctcccctgtgcggggcaggggaggggccgAGCCGGGCCCCACGCGGGACCGCTCCAcgcagggggggggggggggggaggcgcgGGCCGGTACCGGGGGCGGGTCGAGGCCGGGGCCGAGCGGCGGCCCCCGGTTACCTTTAAACCGGGCTCGGTGCGCATGCGCCGGCGGTGGCtccggccggggcggggaggaggcgggagggggggggtgccGGGACCCCGGGGGTGAGGAACGGGGCAGGTCTGCGCGGGGAAGGAGCGGgagcacacacaccccccccccccacggggGACAGTTCCCACCCGCTCCCCCTGCGCACCCGCTCTCCCGGGCCGTGGGGTGGTGTCCACGCGGGGACTCGCTGGTCCCGCGTGGGGCGCTGCCCGGTGGAgacggggacgggacggggTCCCGGGCCGGCAGTACCGGGGCCCGGCCGCCCGGTGGCTCCCGAGCGCGGCGGCTCCGCCCGGAGAGCGCCGGGGTCCcgtgcccgccccccccccccccccccctccaggccCCGTCCCGCCGCCCACCGGGGCTCTGTCGGGTCTCGGCACGGCCCCACGGCGAGGGGagccggcggggcgcggggagcCCCTGTCccgggggagagaaaaaggggggggcCACGGCCACGGTCCCCCCacgcggggggggtggggggaaccgAGGAGGGGGGAGGTCCTGTTCTGCGGGGACGGGTTTGTCCTGCGTGAGTCGGGCTCTGCCAGTGCCCCCGCGGGTCTGCAGCCCCCCCGCGGTgttcacaccccccccccaacacccacACAGAGCCCTGCAGAGCCTGCGGTTCCCGGTGTACATGTGCAAGTGCATgcacacccccacacacacccccccccccccgcagagactgcagccccagcacacgcacacacatgcacacgtacacgcacacacacgcatgcccccccccccccccagcagtgaGGGACCGCAGCCCCCACTGCAGGCACACGCGCACCctgcaggcactgcagccccacTGCACGCACACGCACCCCCCCCATACTGCAGCCCCAGTGCACACACGTAGGCgcgcgcacgcacacacacacacacacacacacagagcattcCCCCCCCCGCGATgaacaaacaccccccccacaGCACACAGGGCCATGACATTGGGGACACGCAGGGCACGTGCCGGTGACACGCAGGGGACACGTGGGGGACATGGCTCTCCACAGAGCTGCATTcacggggggggacacacacggacacacacacacagtggggtcccccccccaccaaacactgctgcacagcagccccCCGCGAGTCGCGGGGTCCCCCtccgccgcggcggccgggccaCGGTGGCAATGCCACCACCCCACGGCGCGGTGCAGGGGAAGCCCCTCGGCTCTCGCCGCCGCCACGGTGCCGCGCGTGTCGCGCCAAACCCTACGGACAGCCGTGCCTTCCCGCCGCGCGCGCGCGCACGGGAGAGCGTGGCCGTCCTCGTACGCGCGCCCGACCGGCCACGCTCGCCCACGCGCGGCCGCGCCGGCCTGGACCGAGGGGTTCCCGGCACCCGGTCCCCGCTGCGGCAGGCCCACGTGCCGGCCGGGCGCCCGCCCGCAcatggctctgcagcagggcCGCCGCGCAGGGAGGGCTGCTGGGGCTAAAAATGGAGCAGGGCTCACATGCCAGCGCCACGTGACGCCGCAACCAGCTCGCTGGGATGGAGAGGGCTCCCTGCacccgaggaggaggaggaagaagaagaagaagaggaggaggaggaggaggaggaggggagcgcCCGCTCACATGGGCTGGCACAGACGCCAACCGGCCCGGTGCCCCGAAGCCCGCGGCCGCCGTGTCCCCCGTGGGGTcgggggctgctgggggctgccccacaTTCCCGCCGAGCCGTGTTTTGGGAAGGCCGAATAGGGGGCCACGGAGGCGTGGGAAAGGAGCGCGGGTTCCCCATCGTTCgtgcccagggtgggggggggtccgtGAGGCCGAAGGAGCCCCTGTGGCCCCCGGCGCtgcccgtgccccccccccgccctcggCGGCTCGGGGATCCGGGGCCGTGGTGCTGCAACGAGAACACAAACATCAGCGCATGAGATTTATGGGGCCGCGGCTGGGAGGGGTGCGGGCGAGGGGGGGTCCAGCGCTGCCACAGCCCCACCCTGCAGGCAGGGGCCATGGgggtgccccccacccaccccagctgctccccatgTGGGGGTGTCCCGGGCCACCCCATATGGTGAACACACTGAggtgcccccctcccccggggCCCCTGCCGCCCCTTCTGCACCCCCATATCCCAGCGTCCTCCTGATCTCTGTGTCCCTGCACCCTCCCggggtccctgcacccccagaTACTGCACCCCCCCCGGGCACCTTGCGCCATCCCTGGATCCCCGGGTCCATGCACCCACCCGGCTGCACCCCTAAATCCTGCACCTCCATGGATCTGtgcacccctgcacccccagatCCTGCCccagggtccctgcacccccagatccggctcctccctgcccccatgCATCCTGCATCCCCAGACCCTGCACCTCCCGGGGTCTCTGCCCCCCAACCCAGGTCTGCCTCATTCCCCGGTGCCGGGGTGCTGTTGGGGTGCCCCTGCCTGCCGTGGGGTGCCCCCGCCTTCCCTCCCCGGGCCAGGCCTGCCTTgtttacctgattttttttccctttccgCGGGGAGGGGAAAGGCGAGTCCTGGCAGCGCAGAGCTGTCAGCCCCAGCCAAGAGCCGTGGGGACGAGCCAGGGCTGCGCTCTGCTTTTCAGCCACGGATCTGCTGCTGCACGGCAggaaaacaccccaaaaccccgagcacccagccctgcctggcaccCCGCAGCGGCACGAGGgctcctgccctcccacccACTGCTGTCAGTGGGACCCTGTGGGGATGAAAGGGGGGCTCGAGGGTGTGGGACCCCGCAAGCGGGGTGAGACCCCAGCAACTCTGGTTGTCCCCCCTGCAGCATCACACCTGtggctggggaaactgaggcacaggatGGCACAGGATGGCATCCTGAACCCCACAGGGATCCTGCAGCCCCACAGTGGGTTTGGAGGGCGTCCAAGTGCGGGTGGGTGCCgaggctgcagtgctgggggggggtctgcaCCCTGCCAGACCCCCAGTGcccagcttggggggggggggggggcgacagGCAGGAAGAAACCCCCGTCCCTggcagagacaccccccccctttcctgGAAAAGGTACAACAAGGTAAACAACCCAGCCAGCCTGgagtaaaaataaatccctCTGCACGCAGGCGTTCACCGGCAAGCGGAGCGCACAGTCACGTGGCACAGCCGCACGGCACCGCCGGCAACCCGGGCACCGGGGCACGCGGCCGCCGGCCCTCGCGCCCACTCCTTGGCACTGGGAGACGATTCTTCAGCTGCCTCCTTGTCCCTGGGGAGCAGCGGGGTGCTcgctgcaggggagggggccggaGCCAGACCCTCTGGGTGGACGTGGCAGTGGGAGGCCGGGGATGGTGGAGGGggtgcagctgggggggggcatggCACAGGAGGGGGCACGGGCGCACGTGTCCCCCCGCTGCTGCCAAGCAGGGCTCCCCTGGTGCCTGAGCACGGTGGCATGTGACAATCAGAGAGGGGGGGTTGAGGTGCCCCGTCTGTGCCACGGACTGGTTGGCAAGGGCACTGCCATGTTGGGGTGCATGGGGACCCGCGGGGAGCCCCCCCAGGGCACAGCTCCGGCCTCTGGGAGGGTCCCCGGGACAGCTCGGCCGCGGGACTGCTGAGGGTCCGGCGCAGGGCACAGCAGGCACGTGCCCAGCTGTAGCACCCCGCCATCCCGGTGGCTTTGGTGGCCCCGtcgccccagccctgctgcccatGGATCGTCCCCGGCCGCCATCCCCGTCCCGCTGCCGGGATGTCCCGGCTGCACCCAGCCTGGGGGCCCTGCTCACAGCACCCTCACACCGACCTGCTGTGCcgggggtcccagccccacagcgGGACCCCACGGTGGGACCCCACAGCGGGACCCCACAGCAGGACCCCATGGTGGGACCCCATGGGATTTATCTcgtccctcccagcccctcaACCATCCCGGGGACCCCCGGGGGAGCTGAGCAGCCAGGTCCGGCCAAGGATCCCTGTACAGGGCCGGCTCCGTGCCGTGTGCCGCAGCGCCGTGCGCAGGGTTGTTTTCTGAACCGAGATGAGCGGCTGAGTCACGGCTAATTGCCGTGGCCCAGGAACGTGCCGGGAGGGGAACGAGGCGCCGCACGGGGCCGGTGGCACCTGCACGCTCGGGGCAACCAGGGCATGGCCGAGCATGGCTGTGCcgctgggagcagggatggggcagcaaGGGCCCCCCGGCCCTGGGGCCAGCATCTCCCCCGGTCTGCTGGCTCCCATGCCAGCCTGGCGCCACACATCCTTCTGGAAGCTGCCAGGGTTTCTCCCTGCCGGAGGTGCCGGCTGCAGCATGGCTACAGCACCGTGCAACCACTCGGTGACTCAGGGCGAGGACAATTCCTGCAGGGTGACGGGGTGTCCCCACCGCCCCAGTGCCGCAGGGTGCTCCGCAAACTGGGAGCAGCCCCAGTACCCAGCAGGGGTCCCTGGGGGCCCCCGGCCAAGGAGCAGCCCCACACACCCACCGGCGCTGGCACCAGGGGTTCCTTGGGGCACAGAGCTCCGGTGTCCCCCCGGGTGCCCCACAGGCTCCCGGCACAGGCAGGGCGCCCGAGGCCTCCCCTCCCGTGGGATTAGCTCTGAGGATTTCCCGGCGCTGGCACATCCGTGCTCTGCACCTTCTCCTGGCTGGGGGCCAGGGCAGCAGCCGGCACGTGGCACCCAGGAGAGTGCTGGCACCCCTGAaaccctccctgcccagggccaTGAGCATCCACAGAGACCCCAGTGccgctgggctgggctggccccAGCACCACGACCCAAATCTGCTCGGTGGCTCCATCCTGGCACCACGGCACCGGGTACAGCACCTCGCTGCAGCCCCTGCGGCAGCTGGGAGCGGGGCCAAGCTGGGCTGCGGCTGCCAGGCACGTGCCACACCGGGCATCCGCCGTGGGCAGCGAATCGCCCCGGTGGcactggggacaggcaggggctggACGGGGGGGGGCATGGATGGGGGGGGGCGCAGTGGGGAGCTGGCCTTGGCCAGTTGGGCAGGGGGCCGGCTGTGCCGCGCTGTGGTgtgtgctggggctgtgccaggggcTGTGCCGCTGCTGTGCCGTGCACAGGCATCCCTGGTGCGGGGGGTCCTGCGGTGCTGGTGTCACACTGCACCTGGGTGTCCCCCAGTGCAGGGGACGGTGCCATGTGAGGTGACAGGGACACCTGTGTGTTCCCAGTGCAGGGACCGTGCTGTGCTGGGTAACATAGGTGCCCAGGTGTCCCCAGGGCACAGTGCCAGTGCTGCGCCTGGGtctccctggtgcaggggacGGTGCCATGCAAGGTGACAGGGGGGACAGTGCTGTGCCTGGGTGTCCCCAGAGCAGGGGACAGTGCCATGCAAGGTGACAGTGGTTCCAAGTGCTGCACCCAGGTGTCCCCAGCGCAGGGGACAGTGCCGTGCTTGGGTGTTCTCTGTGCGGGGACCATGCTGTGTAGGCTGACAGGTgtcccccagtgtccccagggcaggggacagTGCTGTGCAGGGTGCCAGTGCTGTGCCTGGGTCTCTCCGGTGCAGGAGACAGTGCCACGCTCAGGTGTCCCCAGTGCAGGGGACAGTGCTGTACAAAGTGATGGGGGTGCCAAGTGCTGCACCCAGGTGTCCCCAGCGCAGGGGACAGTGCCATGCAGGGTGACAGGGGTGCCAAGTGCTGCACCCAGTTGTCCCCAGCGCAGGGGACTGTGCCGTGCAAGGTGACAGGGGTGCCAAGCGCTGCACCCAGTTGTCCCCAGTGCAGGGCATGGTGCCGTGCAAGGTGACAGGGGTGCCAAGTGCTGCACCCAGTTGTCCCCAGTGCAGGGCATGGTGCCGTGCAAGGTGACAGGGGTGCCAAGTGCTGCACCCGGTTGTCCCCAGCGCAGGGGACTGTGCCGTGCAAGGTGACAGGGGTGCCAAGTGCTGCACCTGGTTGTCCCCAGCACAGGGGACTGTGCCGTGCAAGGTGACAGGGGTGCCAAGCGCTGCACCCAGTTGTCCCCAGTGCAGGGCATGGTGCCGTGCAAGGTGACAGGGGTGCCAAGTGCTGCACCCGGTTGTCCCCAGCACAGGGGACTGTGCCGTGCAAGGTGACAGGGGTGCCAAGCGCTGCACCCGGTTGTCCCCAGCGCAGGGGACTGTGCCGTGCTTGGGCATTCCCCGTGCAGGCACCATGCAGTGCAGGGTGACGGGTGTCCCCCCGCGTCCCCAGCGCCGGTGCCGGCGCCGTGCAGGGCGACAGGAGTGCCAAGCGCTGCGCCCGGGCGTCCCCGCCGCAGCGGCCGGTCCCGCTGCCGGTCCGGGTaccggtgccggtgccggtcccCGCGGGTCGGATAGACGGCCCCGCTGCGGGGGGGAGGTCTCCCCCGTcgtgcccgggggggggggctccccgTTGTCacggcgcggggccggggccgccggcggAAAGTGTGTCACTGGGGCACGAGGCTCTCCCCGGGAATCACAtgggggaggcggcggcgccgcgTGCGGCCCAGTGCGCAGCCGCGGCCGgtgccgggcgggcggcggggcgggcggcgggcgcaCAACAGCCCTtgccgggcggcggcgcggcaCGGCTCGGCGCGGCTCCCCTCGCCTCGGctcccttgcccccccccccccccatcccccccccccccctcccgccccaaCATCCCTCCCCGCCTCTTCGGCTGCGGGAGGCTCGGCGGAGCCGGGACGGGCGCTCCCGGGacaacccccccacccccgccccgaccccgctccccgccccgagGATGGCCGCCCCCGAGACCGGCAGCACAGGTCAGTGCCCCGCCGGAGCGACCACCGCCCCCCgaccccctccccccaccccccggtTCCGCTTCTCGCCCGCGGGCGTGCGCGCCGGGAGCGTacgggcaccggcaccgggagCGGTCCCGAGAACCGGACGGGAGTCGGGGTCGGTGCAGCGGGACCGCGGCGAGGGGCTGCGCGCTGAGACCGCGAATCGGCGGGGGCCGGACACCGGGACCCGGGGGGGTGTCCCGCACACCCCGGCGGGCAGGATGCGCACCGGGACCGCATCCCGGAACGGGGCTCCTTCCTACCGGGACCGGGCGGTCCTGCATAGCGGGGTAAGGAtcgggcagcggggccggggcgtcCCCGGGAGGGAGGGATGCGCGTCGCCACCGGGACGTCTCGCACGACCGGGACGACCTGAACGCCGGCACCGGCT
Proteins encoded in this window:
- the LOC115345041 gene encoding basic proline-rich protein-like, yielding MHLHMYTGNRRLCRALCGCWGGGVNTAGGLQTRGGTGRARLTQDKPVPAEQDLPPPRFPPPPPRGGTVAVAPPFFSPPGQGLPAPRRLPSPWGRAETRQSPGGRRDGAWRGGGGGGGHGTPALSGRSRRAREPPGGRAPVLPARDPLPRADLPRSSPPGSRHPPPPASSPPRPEPPPAHAHRARFKGNRGPPLGPGLDPPPVPARASPPPPPCVERSRVGPGSAPPLPRTGEGAAGQPLPVSRGPRRPGRGMRYADGGGAPPPPGPRSRWWWWWRRPLPPLRRVVER